The genomic region CAGGCCCAATTCCCTTAAATCCATGGACCCAAGGCATTGTTTGAGACACAGATATCGTTGATTCCTGTTACAACactaatatttttttaatgagaACTAGCAGGCTTTAAAGAAGCTCACAGACAACAGTTAAAAATAAAACCATCAATCGAATATCAATTGAATTGTGACGTTTTACAGTGATGGCAGACTGCGATCTCTTGCCTTCTTTAACACAGCAGAGCAGTTTGATTTCTATTCTTGCACAAAATATGTAAATCCAAGCTATTTCAATGACTCATGTCTATTTTCAAAAACTTTCAAGCCcttgatttttttctctctcaaattCACAAACTTTCAAGGTTATCAAGGCCCTGTAGGAACCCTGGtatgtgcatgttgtgtgtgtgtgtgtgtgtgtgtgtgtgtatgtcagattATTAGACGTCTTACAAGTCCAGAGCAAGGTGAGGTTGTGTAGGCAGCCCCCTGAGGAGAAGAAGGCCCACACAGCCATCAGCACCATGATGACAAAGACAGGGGGGAGGCTGCCCACATAGAAGGGGTTTAACAGAGactggatggagagaaagaccaTATATTAGTCAATCAAATAGGATAAGTCTGCCACATATTTCTGCCTAAATCCCACCTGTCTGCCTAATCCACACCACATAGCCAAAGAATCTTACAAATATGCCACATGACAGTAGTGTGTTCTGGCATCAACATGTATCCAAAAAAGTCAGACTAATTATAAAAGCATTTCAAAACATGTGTATCCTTTGTATACACGCATGTGCAGGCTTTTGTGTGTGCCTTACCAGACCAGACACCACCAGGTGGAGGCAGAGTACCACAGCAATGACCCACCACCTTTTCTTCTCACAGCCCTCAAAGAAAACCACGCCCCAGAAGGTGTGGAGAAGAGTCAGTGCCAGGGTCATCAGAGCTACAGGGAGGTAGAGGTCACAGGTCAGTGCTGTTTTATTATCATTCATAATTTAATGATTTCAAACCCACATCAAGGCTGCACATAATTTTTAAGATATCATTTAATTGAATGGATTTCAAAATTCCACAAAGGGTACATTACAGGCTGATGGCTGGCAAATGAGAAAGCCATAGAGCAACATTTTAATATTTAAAGATTTTGGATATAGAAAAGATGGATCAATGACAATTACACAGTAATTAATCTGGACCCAAATCCATAACAAGGGAAAACTCTAAATACCAATCAAAGGCCAAATATCTTATCCAAAAGATGAACAATGCAATGGTTATTGGTGATCTTCACATGTACCTGAGGTGATGAAGTAGTACTGGGAGTCTCCAAAAATACCCACAGTCCCTGGGCCCAAGGAGTCAGAGAGGGTGTTGATCATAGAGAAGGCGCCACTCATAATGCcaaagcccagcccagccactGTAGAAACCACATCAACACAGTCAGCAAGGTTCCTACACACTGGCAGAGCAAGGGAGCTGTCAGGGAAAAACTCTGTACTCTGTACTGCAGTGTTTcacctaccattatattagcccccccccccctggttaatatagcgccagatcacaaaataagtcatttaaggttacctttcctataaaacaggtctatagtttgctcttttattaaacaaactaaatggccctatcttatttacacgacggcatgtaatttctgtctacatggtcgcccccccacacacacacacaaatctgtaaacctaggggaaacactacTGTGTGGCACACAAGTCCATGTATAGATTAGTCATAATGTAAACACCACTGAAAGTAAATGGTCATAGAAATATGTATCTATTACAGAGGTCTGTCAATCAAACAATAGGTATCCTAGGGAATTAAAGATGCTGATATACCATAGGCCATTTGTTGTACTGAAATGGGTGGGCTGTCCTCTTCACTAATGGCTGCTAGTCCTTCAGTGGCTTTCCTGATGATTCAATGGAAAATATTTGAAATATTTAACATttggaaattgacgtcataggcaAACCATCTTTTgcattatctgtatatttacacACAATGTAGCTGACAGAACTTCATTTATCTGTAGATTTAGACAGTCAACACAACTTGACAACTATATTTCACGGGAATGGTTTAATTCCACTAAAAGTGGCAAATGACTGACTGCAGTCTGTATATATTGTTTCTCAAATCAGTTTGTGATTTGTAATATACCTTCTGGCAAACCAATATAGATGCATAATAAATGATAAAATAATGTTAAAATGGCCACCATAACCAGATGTCTTGCTTTTTTCATTTCCTTATCCTatctggagagaaaaaaaaatagagaaagatagaagcAAGACCTGAGGAGCCTGTAGTAACCGAAGCGGAACACCTCCTGCAATATCACAGAGAACATTACACCGAAAATAAGCAGGCCTTTCTGGAGAGTCTGGTCCTGGCCACTGGTGGCCTTCATAGCTATGAACCACACCAAAGAGGAAAGCAGGAGGGACAGTAGCCAGAAGAACGCCCTGGAAGACAAAGTAGTCAGATTTAGACATTATTCTGGAGTTAGGAGTTATTGCTGATGTGGAAGCCACTCCACTTTTTGATTATTAATAATcagttattattttatttaatgtACTTGTTTTCGGCGCACCTCAGTCATGGCACATTCATTTTAAATGAGGCCGGTAATTGGGGTAAGGACATGTAGCTGGCTACGAGGACATCTCCTAAGACCTAGCACTAGGTATGTTTATCCTAGGAAATATGATATCCGAAGAGATATGTCCTcatctgtttttttttaccagagcAATAGAAATCCAGCGCAGGTAGAGTAACACGAATTTAAGTGTTTTTGTATGTTGGATCACTGTAGACTATTACATACCAAAAAAGCTTAATCCGTTTGGACTATGAACTCTTTCCCTATGTACAGCTAGTTTTTATGCAGCATTAGTGGCGTTGATTAAAGTGGACATTTGATTTAAGACAACAAAACGCCATTACAGCAACTGCCATGAATGTGCTAAAGTAGACTCCCCCCAAAAATCAAATAACGTGGTTTAGCAAGGTTTTATTGTAAACTacaatggtggtggtgggagggcaTTATCAGCTACCGGTACTGGTGCATGGATCACATAGCTAGCTCCAACTACCTGTTGACTACTCAATGAAAAATCATCATTACACATAATAGTTATATGTGGGTATATCTTACCCAGCGATTAGAATTATGACTCGTAATGGGTCCTTAGCGATTGTGAAGATGAACAGGGCGAAAGCTGGACCAAAGGCAATAAAGGAACACCCGAAAAACACTGCAGCTGTCATTTCAATCCAGTTAGGCTGTGGCTAGCATCAGAGAAAGTTTGTGAAACCTTAATAGCTATTGGCTGACCTAACTGACGTAAAAAGGTACATAGGTGGTACATATACAATAATCTGCGTCGTCAAAATATTAGAAGCCTTCAATTTATTGTTTCAGAAGTCCCAATATCACTGGTTTAGCTGTTTTGGTGTAGCTACCGTAGGCTAGCTAAGCACTAATGGATACTTCTTACACATCTTAAGCAAACTGCATACCGAGCTAGCTTGTAAAATTAAGTCTGCGTTTCCCGAAATTATTTAGAATGTATCAATTACTTTGTATAAAACTTGCGGCTTTTGTTAATGAAGTCCGATTTAATAGAAGCTAGCTACTAAACTATGATAATGGTTGCAACTTTGAAAGCGAAAGCACTTCCGGGTTCGTCTTCAGGTTAGCACTTGTAAATGAGTGTGGGCGGGGGCCCTTTGGCGTTGGCATTATTCCCATTATCAAGACAATCGTCTCTCCGACGAGCGCGGAGAGCTAGCTGGACGATAATAGGACCCTTTAATAAAACGATTTTTAAAGACTTATTAATCAAAAGTGCACACAGAAGTATCAAGAGACAGGCCCATGCTTTTCACGAGTGTCAAGAGCGGGTATAGTCGAAAACTGTATGACAGTAAACTGATACTTTGAAACTAATCAAATGAACAATAAGGAGGTTTTAATGCATCTTTAGACCACTGTATATTTTACTATCCAAGCCACTGACATAATTATCTTTAATTGGCTCTGCATACtgggattttttatttattagactgctaaatgaaatgtttgaaattgtaATATTTTAGCAATTATGGGTTAGTTCTTCTACATGATGGGCTACACTTCATTGTGTTTTCATTGCCAATGATATGGCAAAGTATTAACATATTGGCACAAAAGTGTTACACAGTGTGTAGCAGTCAGTTCCTTTGCAAAAAAACTTGAGAAGCTTAAAAACAACTCTGAAAATTGAAATCCATCTTGCTTTTAAACATGTATTTGCCATAAACAAAGAGCCTACACAGTTGATTGGAAAGTTTATATAattacaaaaaagaaagaaaaaaataatttcTAACCTCCAGAATTTGAAACTCTTTCCTCGAATTAGAATGCTCTTAGCAATTATCGCTGACCACAGAAAGTGATTGTATTAAAAAAGAACTACGTAGTAAGatgaaaaagaaacaaaaataatAGTTTTTATTCTATTGGGGGTTACTGAGAAAAAGACATAGTTAAATATGGACATTGCCAAATTCTATGTTAAGGGCAGATAGTACACTGTGGAATTTGTCAATTCTACAAGCCTTTTCATTGACCAAATCAAAAGAATGACATTTCAAGCAAATGGGCATAACAAAACCGGATTGCTGaacttgttgtttatgaggaTATCAACAGATCCCTTGGGAAGTCATTTTGAAACACTAACATGGACATTCATTCAAAAGTATTAATCCCAGATAAAAGACTGAAATAGCTCAAACAAGTAAATTGTCATTTTCCCTGTACAGATCAAATCTATACTAATGTAATATTTACTGTGAGCAATTTATTAGGTGGCACATCATAATATAATGTATAATAATACCAGTCGTTTTAGAAATAATGTCTTCAtttaacacacacttttatccACAGGGATGTATAGCACAGAGGGGATTTGAATCTGCgacttcttgatctgcagtcaaatgctcaaaCCACTGGGTTATACTGTCTGTTGTACATTTAATATTACAATACAATGGGTACGAATAACAACAGACAAGATTGCTGAAGAATGAAGCTAATTTAATCCTATTTCTTTACATTGACATCTGAAGTTGACCCAAACTTAAGACATGCAACATACAAATGTATAAATGTACAAATGTTCTGTCGCACAATGTCTTTTGTTTGCATTTACACCTGTAAAATCTATTCTACTGTAGTTGGTGAAGTTTGGAATTTGTGACTTGCATGTGTGCAAAAACCTTATATAAGATGACTCATTTCTACTTTCTGCATCTTATTTATCTCAGCTTTGACCACTATTACTAAACTACTACTAAAGCATAAAGATCAGTCACTTTAACAGGCAAGACTTTAATTATTTGGTTGAGTATGCATTAAAGAGGAAAGAGCCCCAATAAAGTGTAAAGCTTTTCaaatttctctttctccttgtggCTCTTGTTTGTCAGACCAGACAGAGCTCTGTTTATAGATTGTTGAGCTCCAGGAGGGTTTGGTCCAATGTCTGGTGCATGTCTAGGTTCTCTTCTTTAGCTTGAGCCAGTTTCTCTGGTGATGAAGGGGGAGACAAAAGCATAAGTGAGCACCAACTTGAGCCAGGCTTTGTCTGGCTCACAAACGACAATGGAATGTGACACAGTAAAATTGACAAAATACTTCACATACTGCATGTTTATGTAAAATACGAAACGAATAAAGTGGTcagtagaaagaaagaaaaaaaggcaaGCGAATCTATGGCTGTTGTAAAGATAACCTGCAAAGTCAGATGAGGCAAGTCATTAAAAAGCCAGTCAGTCTAATCTACATCAACAAGTGAGTCATCCTTGTTCCAGACTTCATTGAGGCTGGTCTGTCGTACTCTACTTGCTGGTGAAGTGCCATAGTGAGAGTTCCGCACCAATCCATTGAAATGAGAAGACAGTGCTTCCTGTGTCCGTAGAATGTCAGGTGATGCATTGGATTTCAGTGTGCACAATGACACTCTTATATAGAGGATAGCAGATGCTACTGGTTGTCATAGTATTCAATGGCCCAGGTGAAGGTAGATAGTAGTTAGAGCAATGAGAGTAAAGCTAGTGTGACTATAATTAGCACAATACTTAACACAATACTTAATTAGCTAACTACACAATCTAATTTCAATTGCGCTAAATTTTCAAGGTAAAATTACTCCAATTTGCTTGAGGCCACCATGCAGTGAAGTCCAGTTATTTCAGTAAACACCCAAAAGACATCTATTAAATGTGGGTGTCCAAGTAAAACTGAGATACTACTGTAAATAAATTGAGGAAGTTAAACTAGTAAAAGGATAATGCACTTACATTTAAGGGCTATACATATTAAGAATGGATGCTTCTTGAACAACTATTGAATATAATCCTAGTTTAAAAAAGAATGCACAAAACAGGGTAACTTCAAACCTTTGCAAGGCCTATAAAGTCACATTTGGTTATCTATCCATGCATAACAGTCTGAGCATAAtgttattaaaaaaatacataaaaaaaactcaAACGCTTTGTGCACAAGTATGGCCATGTATCTGTTAGAGCAGCAGAATACCATGCATAAATAAACAGCAGGTCTTTTTTCTATACTTTCATGTGTAAACCTTAAAGATTTGTTCTTATTTGTTATTGTTAATGAACATTTACCGTATTGGTTTTCTTATTTAGAACTTTACTTTAGGCATTACTTGGTTAAAAACATAGTTGATTGTATGACATTTGAGATTGCTAGACTTGCTCTCGATTAAGCCCTCTCAAGGGTGACCAGTGGGAGATGCACGTGAAATGTAAAATTGGTGATATTTCCTTATTCTGACATATTTGGAACCAAATATGAATGATTTGAGTCTACCAATGATTTTTTTTCCAATTATTATTGCTTTCCTccacataaaaacaaaacaaactaaaaaCATCCTGACGTCCTTTCAACAAACCAAACAAATCATCCGTTGGAGTACACCTAATCAACCCTTTGCCTAAATATCCTACAGTACTAGTTGGTCTCTCTCAACCTTAAAATCAACAGTAACAACCGGTTCCAAATTTTGTCAGAATATTAAGTGCACGTTCATAGTGGAATAGTGGAATTGTGGAAGCGAGTCAGCAAAAGGTTCAGCCTTAACAGCTGTTCAGCTCATTTAGAACAACCCTCAGTTCGTTACTGAGAATTCGGTTTTTGTCCACCTCCTTGTGATAGCGATCTGTGGCGCCAGCAGAATCATAGAAAGCCAGTGTGAAGATataggaaaagggagagaaaaagaaagagaaacagggaaACGTTAGTGCATTAAAGTTCACAAGGTAAAGGAAGACTAGAGAAAAAAGCTCCCCGCCCCTCAAAGAGGTACTGTACTTGACACTTCTTGGCTTGGTCAATTTACTTGACTTTCTGGAGAGCAAAGGCATTCATTGCATGACATGGAGCAATAGTGGGACACTACATTCAAACTTCCAGGCACTTTTATAATGGGGATATACACAGAAAAATTCTCAAACAAGTATGGTTTGAATTAAGAACTAAAATTGTAGACTGATTGAAGGACAACTCACACATATGTATCCATCATTaaacaaaattactattttggCTGAATTTAATGTTTGAATATAAACTTTtaaaatcaaactttatttgagGCCTAGTCAATGGAAATGTAGATACTATATTTAAGAGGTTGATTGTCTTTCATCATTTCTTTATTTGCACCAAAGGGACTACAGAGGTGCTCTCAACAGTTGACGAGGAAGGTAAACTgactgaaattatcattaaaagttgtgttcatgtaaatacagttctaaacagcttttaatgtcatgtttgatacgTTTTTGTTTCTTTTATATATCACATTCCAGTTCTACTTTTAATGTTGTAAAACGGATATTCACATGGGTTGACAAAGTTTGTGCATACAGAAGTCCAAAACGTGTTTACATATTCCCTCGTCTTGCAAAGGCATCACATATGGTCTACTGCAGCCATTGAGGAAACCAGTGATGGTCCAATTTCAACTTGTATACGTTTTTTCATATAGCCAGTGTCCCTATTTTAGTATGCAGGTTGGGTGTATATATGGCGAAGCTATACCAATCAATTCAAGTTTTGTTTACTATACGATCTCCGTGCGTTAGGCACCTAGTTTCATTGTGATTACCTTCTTTAACgattgctctgaaggtatgttttATATTGATTGGGTTCATTATTATTATGGATTGATTATCTtttagataataaactatcATTTTGCATTTAAAGTTACACGTTCTCCTTGTACATTTCTCTCACACTAAGGCCGTGAAAAGCTTGAGCTAGTTGGTTTGATACGGCTATTACTGTTTATAGACATACACTTttgaagtaggttttaacttaaggcctctgagtcacttTCAGTAGGGCTTTCCATGCTCTGAAGTTAATACCGTAGCCTCTGGGGGTCAACTTGCATACTGTCGCAGTGGATATGTCCATATCCATAGTAGAGATAAACGGCTGATTTGTGAAAAAGCTTACTTTAAGGTTGTTGCCCTGATCAATTCTCACCTACATCAGAGATTCATGTCATTGATTGTTTAGCGGTCAAGGTTACAGGTAACTTTGAAATGCACATTTCaaaattggagtcagatattaacgagtcaatCTCCTTGGCATCAAATCAAATAATTTTTCAGTCGGGCACAAGCCCAAGCGTCTCCAACTCTACATCTGCATGTAGAGTAACTCTAACCCTGTATTAGAAATATGGATCACAGAAATCATAGAGAAAGAATCACATTCAAAGAAAATAGAATCATGAAAAAAATTGAATCAAGAAAATAAACACAAAGAAAACAGGAGGGTAAAGAGAAGGCTTTTGGACATTTATTacagtgagagaaaggaaaagataCGAGAGTTGACATTAATACATAAATACAGAAGAGACAAACAAAGTCTAACCCAGATCTCCTCGAGGTATCAACATTGTGAAAGACAAACCACAAAGTGGGTGGCTGGTATACTAGGGGCTGTTTTGAAACTGTATGAGGATTGCTGACAGTGCCAGTACCTTAGACACAACGGACGGGAGAGGAACTAAAAGGAAAGGGGACGTGTCTCTCTGGGTAAAACATTGTGGAGTGCTCACAGCTTCATCCCTAAGGGTCTCAAGTTAGGGTCTCAATCTTGTAAACGTAGCATTAGCTTTTATGAATCCGATGTTTCTATTTAGAATTGTACCTTTCTCAACCAAGAGTGTTTTGCAATGGATTTATCGATCACAGTCCTGTCTGAATAGCTTGGGAATGAAAaaaagacaggacagagagaatgCGTGAACCACACAGTGCCGTTGGAGGTGGACAGcatcagagagggaggtggacagcatcagagagggaggtggacagcatcagagagggaggtggacagcatcagagagggaggtggacagcatcagagagggaggtggacagcatcagagagggaggtggacagcatcagagagggaggtggacagcatcagagagggaggtggacagcgtcagagagggaggtggacagcatcagagagggaggtggacagcatcagagagggaggtggacagcgtcagagagggaggtggacagcatcagagagggaggtggacagcatcagagagggaggtggacagcatcagagagggggatgataaACAGGAGGAAAGGGAGCATCTACAGTGTTGTCATGTCGTTGAGAGCCAGGTCAAGCTCCTCACT from Osmerus mordax isolate fOsmMor3 chromosome 14, fOsmMor3.pri, whole genome shotgun sequence harbors:
- the zgc:114200 gene encoding gamma-secretase subunit Aph-1b-like isoform X2 — encoded protein: MTAAVFFGCSFIAFGPAFALFIFTIAKDPLRVIILIAGKATEGLAAISEEDSPPISVQQMAYVAGLGFGIMSGAFSMINTLSDSLGPGTVGIFGDSQYYFITSALMTLALTLLHTFWGVVFFEGCEKKRWWVIAVVLCLHLVVSGLSLLNPFYVGSLPPVFVIMVLMAVWAFFSSGGCLHNLTLLWTCKKNNVNTS
- the zgc:114200 gene encoding gamma-secretase subunit Aph-1b-like isoform X1; this encodes MTAAVFFGCSFIAFGPAFALFIFTIAKDPLRVIILIAGAFFWLLSLLLSSLVWFIAMKATSGQDQTLQKGLLIFGVMFSVILQEVFRFGYYRLLRKATEGLAAISEEDSPPISVQQMAYVAGLGFGIMSGAFSMINTLSDSLGPGTVGIFGDSQYYFITSALMTLALTLLHTFWGVVFFEGCEKKRWWVIAVVLCLHLVVSGLSLLNPFYVGSLPPVFVIMVLMAVWAFFSSGGCLHNLTLLWTCKKNNVNTS